A genomic stretch from Shewanella woodyi ATCC 51908 includes:
- a CDS encoding response regulator — translation MKPTEPDLQLKSPIQKNYNRAVFYTYIGVIIMALITAWFFFERQKTQLMDLREQQVERHVLQVDLLLESSIRAVKSLRNVAIDHLRLGELVRTDRLPQYEKFNESGQYFTLEPSYAQSGEPFTNMGRITGSGSLNGRSDKFYQELEMLFELSLSFPVATEAAPKASSIYYISKRRIMSYFPWPADEQRFREELLNKNQFQLATPAMNPQRTVFWSPAYVDPNKKELLTTLGVPIYLQDEFIGSINLDMTLSSLARQIRLYFKMPGTVILLDQKNNILSHSGDDSTDMSRVYHISQKIPSELHSIPESELFDAHEGLIRNGYYIHSVALQNAPWRLLYLQEETELFKDSWEKLELTFILVVLALSVLVTIVHWQTRRSFVNPASQLLTHLEGCSQEPRKPPERMTIGWEPWFQLVSRIFEENQQYTRHLAEQNRRLDKLVARRTERLKETTERREREYALLRSLLDSIPEAIVFKDKEGKYLGCNKSAERMLGYTESEMIGQESIKLTSEEQSVRIKAEDGRVLSERTPLRYQEKVELAGKPVLLDTLKLPFYNRRGELLGLIAVWRDVTREYESAEQLRLSEERYHLAMDAVEDGLWDWYLDSEQIICNPAYYSMLGYKTNEFPALVSTIDALIHPDDRIRVEEYRDEYLSDPIGAFDIEFRMKGKSGEYHWLLSRGRVVEFTTDNQPKRMVGTHKDITRHKSNEVVMLEAKQDAESANLYKSEFLANMSHEIRTPMNAIIGMLQLAQRTSLTPQQEDYLDKAGFSAQSLLRIINDILDFSKIEAGKLELERVSFPLDKVLDHALDLNALKAQEKGVELLLYAPVTAGLILEGDPLRLGQVLINMLSNAVKFTQSGEIELGCEDVGERDHRITLKFWVRDTGIGISKEQQESLFDAFAQADGSTTRKYGGTGLGLSISKHLVSMMGGTMQVQSEMGVGSTFSFTISFEIAEEAEVKPMIVPAKLANLKALVVDDNPTALQIYSTIMQDFKFDVDTAASGSEAIYKLGKSSVDLLLLDWMMPEMDGIAVIEELDRMVADGRLDSRPIIIMMTAYAAEPLKEDADKSNIYAMLQKPFKASALFDEIISAFVDAPKLNPVKELTEEKVNEVSGRILLVEDNFINQQVATELLKSAGYEVDVADNGQIALDMIADNDYEAVLMDIQMPVMDGLTATRELRKHYNQSELPVIAMTAHAMSGDREKSLDAGMNAHITKPIVLNELFDTLSYWINTNPTK, via the coding sequence AATATGAAAAGTTTAATGAGAGTGGTCAATATTTTACCTTAGAGCCGAGTTATGCCCAGAGCGGTGAACCCTTTACTAACATGGGACGTATTACAGGATCTGGCTCGCTCAACGGCCGTAGCGATAAGTTCTATCAAGAGCTGGAGATGTTGTTTGAATTGTCTCTCTCTTTTCCGGTTGCAACTGAAGCTGCCCCAAAAGCCTCTTCCATCTACTACATCTCAAAACGTAGGATTATGTCCTACTTTCCTTGGCCTGCCGATGAACAGAGATTTAGAGAGGAGCTGCTTAATAAAAACCAGTTTCAGCTAGCCACGCCAGCGATGAACCCCCAGCGCACTGTATTTTGGAGTCCAGCCTATGTGGATCCCAATAAAAAAGAGTTGCTGACTACCTTAGGTGTTCCTATCTACTTGCAGGATGAGTTTATCGGCTCTATCAATCTAGATATGACACTGTCGTCACTTGCGAGGCAGATCCGTCTCTACTTTAAGATGCCGGGCACAGTGATCTTATTAGACCAGAAGAACAATATTCTCTCCCATAGTGGTGATGACAGTACCGATATGAGTCGGGTGTACCATATTAGTCAGAAAATCCCCTCTGAGCTTCACTCTATTCCAGAGTCTGAACTGTTCGATGCCCACGAAGGCTTGATACGTAACGGCTATTATATTCACTCGGTTGCTCTGCAAAATGCTCCGTGGCGGCTGCTCTACCTACAAGAGGAGACCGAGCTATTTAAAGATTCTTGGGAGAAACTAGAGCTGACCTTTATCTTGGTGGTACTGGCGCTCTCTGTGCTGGTGACCATAGTGCATTGGCAGACCCGCCGCTCTTTCGTTAATCCTGCTTCTCAGCTACTGACTCATCTTGAGGGGTGCTCGCAAGAGCCAAGAAAACCACCGGAGAGAATGACAATAGGCTGGGAGCCATGGTTCCAGCTGGTGAGTCGTATTTTTGAAGAGAACCAGCAATATACAAGGCACTTGGCCGAACAAAATCGTCGTCTGGATAAACTGGTTGCCCGCCGAACCGAGCGACTTAAAGAGACCACTGAGCGTCGTGAGCGTGAATACGCACTGCTTCGTTCACTGCTCGACTCTATTCCTGAGGCGATTGTATTTAAAGATAAAGAGGGCAAATACCTAGGTTGTAATAAGTCCGCTGAACGTATGCTTGGTTATACCGAGAGTGAGATGATTGGCCAAGAGAGCATCAAACTCACCTCTGAGGAGCAATCGGTACGGATAAAAGCGGAAGACGGGCGGGTTCTGTCTGAGCGAACGCCTCTGCGTTATCAGGAGAAAGTAGAGCTGGCGGGTAAGCCAGTACTCTTAGATACTCTTAAGCTGCCTTTTTATAACCGACGCGGTGAGCTGTTGGGTCTGATTGCCGTATGGCGTGACGTGACCCGTGAATATGAGTCTGCGGAGCAGTTAAGGCTATCTGAGGAGCGTTACCATCTGGCCATGGATGCGGTAGAAGATGGTCTGTGGGATTGGTATCTCGACTCTGAGCAGATTATCTGTAATCCAGCTTACTACTCAATGTTAGGCTACAAAACTAATGAGTTTCCGGCTCTGGTCTCAACCATAGATGCATTGATTCATCCCGACGATCGCATTCGTGTCGAAGAGTATCGTGATGAATATTTGTCCGATCCTATTGGTGCTTTCGATATCGAATTTAGGATGAAGGGCAAGAGTGGCGAATACCACTGGCTACTCTCCCGTGGTCGTGTGGTTGAGTTCACCACAGATAATCAGCCTAAGCGTATGGTGGGAACCCATAAGGATATTACTCGTCATAAGAGTAACGAAGTGGTGATGTTAGAGGCTAAGCAGGATGCAGAATCAGCCAACCTGTATAAGAGTGAGTTCTTGGCAAATATGAGCCATGAGATCCGTACGCCGATGAACGCCATTATCGGTATGCTTCAGCTAGCACAGCGTACGTCGCTGACTCCTCAGCAGGAGGATTATCTTGATAAAGCAGGCTTCTCAGCTCAATCACTGCTGCGGATTATCAACGATATTCTCGATTTCTCTAAGATTGAAGCGGGTAAATTGGAGTTGGAGCGGGTCTCATTTCCACTTGATAAGGTGCTAGATCATGCCTTAGACCTCAATGCCTTAAAAGCACAGGAGAAGGGGGTTGAGTTACTGCTTTATGCACCTGTTACCGCAGGTCTAATTCTAGAAGGCGATCCTCTGCGTCTGGGGCAGGTTTTGATCAACATGCTCTCAAACGCAGTTAAGTTTACCCAAAGTGGTGAGATTGAGCTGGGTTGTGAAGATGTGGGTGAGCGAGATCATCGTATTACGCTTAAGTTTTGGGTGCGTGATACCGGAATTGGCATCAGTAAAGAGCAGCAGGAGAGCCTGTTTGATGCTTTCGCTCAAGCCGATGGTTCGACAACCCGTAAGTATGGCGGTACAGGTCTAGGGCTTTCAATCAGTAAACATTTAGTCTCTATGATGGGCGGCACTATGCAGGTGCAGAGTGAGATGGGAGTGGGCAGTACCTTTAGCTTCACCATTAGCTTCGAGATCGCCGAAGAGGCTGAAGTTAAGCCTATGATAGTGCCAGCAAAGCTAGCTAACCTTAAAGCTTTAGTGGTGGATGATAATCCTACTGCGCTGCAGATCTACTCGACCATCATGCAGGATTTCAAGTTTGACGTTGATACCGCGGCGAGTGGCTCAGAAGCTATCTACAAACTGGGTAAGTCTTCGGTTGATCTATTACTGCTCGACTGGATGATGCCGGAGATGGATGGCATCGCTGTGATTGAAGAACTAGACCGTATGGTGGCTGACGGTCGCTTGGATAGTCGCCCTATTATCATCATGATGACAGCCTACGCGGCAGAGCCGTTAAAAGAGGATGCGGATAAATCGAATATCTACGCCATGTTGCAAAAGCCCTTCAAAGCCTCTGCACTCTTTGATGAGATTATCTCAGCCTTTGTCGATGCGCCTAAACTCAATCCAGTTAAGGAGTTGACCGAAGAGAAAGTGAATGAAGTTTCTGGTCGAATCCTCTTAGTTGAAGATAACTTTATTAACCAACAAGTGGCGACTGAACTGTTAAAAAGTGCAGGTTATGAGGTTGATGTGGCTGATAATGGTCAAATTGCTTTAGATATGATTGCAGATAATGACTATGAAGCGGTATTGATGGATATTCAGATGCCAGTGATGGACGGCTTAACAGCGACCAGAGAGCTGCGTAAACACTACAATCAGTCAGAGCTACCTGTGATAGCCATGACCGCCCACGCAATGTCAGGTGATAGAGAGAAGAGTTTAGATGCGGGAATGAATGCCCATATCACCAAGCCTATTGTGTTGAATGAGCTGTTTGATACCTTAAGTTATTGGATAAATACCAATCCTACTAAATAG